In Thermococcus profundus, the genomic stretch GAACCGATGGTCGTTGTTGAGCTTGGCTACCTAGCCCCTTATTCTGGATTTCCCCCCGGGGTCATGAACCCTGAGGCAGCAAAGCTGGCTATTCTCAACATGATAAATGCCCACGCCTTGGCCTATAAGATGATAAAGAGGTTCGACACCAAGAAAGCTGACGACGACAGTAAGTCACCGGCGGAAGTTGGCATAATCTATAACAACATCGGCGTCGCTTATCCCAAAGATCCAAACGATCCTAAAGACGTTAAAGCGGCCGAAAACGACAACTACTTCCACAGCGGACTGTTTTTTGACGCCATTCACAAGGGGAGGCTCAATATGGAGTTCGATGGCGAAAACTTTGTAAAAGTCAGACATCTAAAGGGGAACGACTGGATAGGGCTCAACTATTACACCCGTGAGGTCGTCAGATATTCGGAGCCCAAGTTCCCGAGCATACCGCTGATATCCTTCAAGGGAGTCCCCAACTACGGCTACTCCTGCAGACCTGGCACAACGTCCGCTGATAACAGGCCAGTCAGCGATATAGGGTGGGAGGTCTATCCGGAGGGTATTTATGACTCAATCGTCGAAGCAAGCAAGTATGGTGTTCCAGTTTACGTTACCGAAAATGGCGTAGCCGATTCGGCTGACATGTTAAGGCCGTATTACATTGTCAGCCACGTTTCAAAGATAGAAGAGGCAATCGAAAATGGCTACACTGTAAAAGGTTATATGCACTGGGCGCTTACAGACAACTATGAATGGGCCCTCGGGTTCAGCATGAGGTTCGGTCTCTACAAGGTTGACCTGATCTCCAAGGAGAGAATCCCAAGGGAGAAGAGCGTTGATACCTACAGAAAAATAGTACAGTACAATGGAGTTCCAGACGATCTTAAAGATGAATTCCTTAAGGGGGAGGAGTGATGAAGACCATAGCGGTTGATGAAGACACTTGGGAAACGATAAAGAAGCTCAAGGCCAAGCTCGACGCACGTTCATACGATGAGGTGCTCAGAAAGCTCATTGAAGCATGGCACCTTGTAGAGTTTGACCTCAAGACGGAAAAGGTTGTCCTCGATGACGACGAAGCGGAGCTCATAATTAATCTTATAAAAGATAGAGAGAAAGCGAGGGAAAGGGGAGATACCCATGAGAAGGCTTCCCAAGAGGGTAGTCTTTGACCCACCTGCGCTGGTGGAGATAAACAGGAAAAGAAACCGGGATATCTTAGAGTTTATACTTGCCGAGTTCGAAGTTTTTGTACCTTTTCCCTCCCTCCACGCTTATTTTCTTGGAAAAGCCTACCTTGGTAGGAACGTCGAGGAAGACCTCTCCAGTTTTGAAGAGATTTACCGGACTATTTATCCCGATAGAGACCTGTTGATAAAACTGGTAACTGTAGAATCCTCCCTGATAAAAGAGGGAGTTTTCATGCCCCTAGAGGATCTCCTAACGGGCGTTTCCGCAATAATGGTTGAAGGTCTCCTCGTCTCAACTGAGCCCGAGAGATTCAAACCACTCAAAAAGTACGGCCTTGACTGCGTGAGTCTTGAGAAGTTCTTTGAGGAGGTCAGCGAGCTGGCGAAGGAGGAGATAAAAAAGAAGAGGTTAGGGGTAGAAATTGGCACCGTTAAATAAAGGTACTTTCGAGAGATTTTTATACTCGTTTCTTTATCATTGGTTCATGGAGCGCGGACGCCTTGCGGGGATATTGCTGCTCATAATCTCTGCCTTCACGGGTACGATGGCCTTCCGCCTCGCCACCCCTGCGATAG encodes the following:
- the bgaS gene encoding beta-galactosidase BgaS, which gives rise to MMPEEFLWGVGQSGFQFEMGDKLRRHIDPNTDWWKWVRDPFNIKKELVSGDLPEDGINNYELFENDHKLAKDLGLNAYRIGIEWSRVFPCPTWTVDTEVELDTYGLIKDIKIDKSTLDELDKLANKEEIIYYRRVIQHLRELGFKVFVNLNHFTLPVWIHDPLAAREKALTNGRIGWVSQRTVVEFAKYAAYIAHALGDLVDMWSTFNEPMVVVELGYLAPYSGFPPGVMNPEAAKLAILNMINAHALAYKMIKRFDTKKADDDSKSPAEVGIIYNNIGVAYPKDPNDPKDVKAAENDNYFHSGLFFDAIHKGRLNMEFDGENFVKVRHLKGNDWIGLNYYTREVVRYSEPKFPSIPLISFKGVPNYGYSCRPGTTSADNRPVSDIGWEVYPEGIYDSIVEASKYGVPVYVTENGVADSADMLRPYYIVSHVSKIEEAIENGYTVKGYMHWALTDNYEWALGFSMRFGLYKVDLISKERIPREKSVDTYRKIVQYNGVPDDLKDEFLKGEE
- a CDS encoding ribbon-helix-helix domain-containing protein, giving the protein MKTIAVDEDTWETIKKLKAKLDARSYDEVLRKLIEAWHLVEFDLKTEKVVLDDDEAELIINLIKDREKARERGDTHEKASQEGSL
- a CDS encoding type II toxin-antitoxin system VapC family toxin, which translates into the protein MRRLPKRVVFDPPALVEINRKRNRDILEFILAEFEVFVPFPSLHAYFLGKAYLGRNVEEDLSSFEEIYRTIYPDRDLLIKLVTVESSLIKEGVFMPLEDLLTGVSAIMVEGLLVSTEPERFKPLKKYGLDCVSLEKFFEEVSELAKEEIKKKRLGVEIGTVK